The genome window GCTTCCTAAATATAAACGGCCGAGGAAGATTTTCTTTGCAGATGTGCCGAGAAATGCGACCGGTAAGATTGAAAAACCGAAGCTCCGTGAGCGCTATGGAGTCAGTCATCTGGTCCAGGATCAGAACAGAGCGTAAAAGAAAATTGATGGTAAATTTCTATAAAATATTGAAATACAGGACAAGATTTGCTATAGTATCTTTAGAATAAATGCAGAGTATCTGTATGAGGGAAAAGGAGAAGATATGATGAGAAGTCACAAATTGGGAGTCATTGCGGCGGCTTTGGCTGTAGTTCTTGGCGTGAGTGCCTGCGGAGCCACAAAATTCGATGCGCAGGGGTATACGAAGAGTTGTTTAGATGCGGTTTATAAGGAAGAGTATAAAGAGTATGCAGATTTCCTTAAGATTTCTGAGGAAGAAGCGAAGAAGCAGATGGACGACGATTTCATGGAAAGCATCAACCAGGAACTGGTAGGAGTGACAGGTCTGAGTGATGAGATGAAGAATAAATATGCCGATATTGAACGGCAGATTAGGACCATGGCAAAATACGAGGTAAAAGAAGCGAAAGAGTCCGATAATGGATTTACGGTTACGGTTGAGGTAGAGCCTTCTGATATTTACCAGACCCTGGAAGCGAGTGCAGAGGAAGCGCTCAGCGAGGCAGACGAGTCTGTCGATCTGACGCAGGGAGACGTTCTGGCACAGCTTTTGATCGACAGTGTGCAGAAGAGTATTGATAAGAATACTTATGGCGAGAAGACTACGGTAGAGCTTGAGGTCACAAAAGAAGACAATGTCTATACTTTGAAAGATGCAGAGATGGTAAAGATTCAGGAAGCATTATTCCCGGAATCTACTCAATAAACAAGAATAAGCATTTTATGCGGAAGGTTTTTTAGAAAGAATACCGCCGCACCGGCAGGAAAACTGGTGTGGCGGATTTTTTAAAGTAAGTTTCTGACACTTGGTCAGTTTTTGGACGGCTCGCGCAGAGAGTGTTGACCGTGATATGTGGCAGAGATGCCGAAAATGCGATAGTAAAAAGGAGAAGGTAAGATGCAGCAGGAATTTTATACAGGACATCTTTTTGAAATGTATCAGTATTTTGGAGCACATAGGGAAACAGACGGGTTCCGGTTTCGGGTATTTGCTCCCGGAGCGTCCGGTGTTACGGTGATGGGAGAGTTCAGTGATTGGCAGGAGTTCCCGATGTATCAGGAGAATCAAAGCGGAGTTTATGTCTCGGCTCCGGTCAAGGCCGAGTACGGGCAGATGTACAAATATTGCATTTATACCAGGGACCAAAGACGGGTAGAACACTGTGACCCTTACGGGTTCCAGATGGAGCTGCGCCCGGGAGACTGCTCCATTCTGACGGATCTTCATGCGTATACATTTCACGATGAGAAGTGGCTTCGTGAGCGGAGCGCCGGATACGACAGGGCGCTGAACGTTTATGAGATTCATGCCGGATCATGGAGAAAAAAGGGAGAAGGGTATGAGGACTGGTATACCTATTCTGAGCTGGCGGACAGGCTGATTCCTTACGTAAAACAGAACCATTATACACATATTGAGCTGATGCCGTTATCCGAGCACCCCTTTGACGGGTCCTGGGGATATCAGAATACCGGATTTTTTGCGCCGACTTCACGCTATGGAACGCCGGATCAGTTAAAAGAATTTGTGGACCGCTGCCATCAGGAGGGAATCGGTGTTATCATGGATTTTGTTCCGGTACATTTTGCGGTCGACAGTTATGGACTTAGGGAGTTTGATGGTACCTGTCTGTACGAGTATCCCAATGCGGCAGTGGGAGAGAGCGAGTGGGGAAGCTGCAATTTCATGCATTCCCGCGGAGAGATCCGGTGTTTCCTGCAGTCCGCGGCAAATTATTGGCTGAGCGAATTCCATTTTGACGGACTTCGCATGGACGCTGTGAGCAGGTTGATTTACTGGCAGGGCGATGAAGAGCGCGGGGTAAATGGTACGACGCTCGATTTCCTGAAGGTCATGAACCAGGGACTCAAGGAGAGACACCCGACCGCCATGTTGATTGCAGAGGATTCCACCTCCTACCCGGGCGTGACAAAACCGGTGTATGAGGGTGGACTTGGGTTCGATTACAAGTGGGATCTGGGATTTATGCATGATACGCTGGAGTATTTCCAGAGTGCGCCCGAGTACCGCACGCGGGATTACCATAAACTGACGTTTTCCATGATGTACTATTATAATGAGAGATATATGCTGGAATATTGTCATGATGAGGTCGTACACGGAAAAGCAACAATCCTGCAGAAAATGAATGGAGAATATGAGACAAAATTCCCCCAGGCAAGGGCAATGTACATGTATATGATGGCCCACCCGGGCAAGAAGCTGAATTTTATGGGAAATGAGTTCGGCCAGCTCCGCGAGTGGGACGAAAGCCGGGAGCAGGACTGGGATATGCTGAAATATCCGAATCATGATGCCTTCCACCATTATATGATGGAGCTTAACCGCATTTATTGTGAAAATGATGCCTTCCATTACGATTACGATCCGCAGAATTTTAGCTGGGCGGACTGCCATCAGGAAGGGCGGTGCATCTATGCAATCAGGCGGCGGGGAGAGAAGAAGGATTTTCTTGCAGTATTTAATTTCTCAGATGTGACGCAGAGGGCGTATGCGGTGGCTTTGGAAAAGGAGGGAACAGTAAAGATCGAACTGAATTCTGACTGGGAGGAGTATGGCGGTACGACGAAAAAGACATACAGCCTGAAAAAAGGCCAGATTAAGGAGAAGATGTTGACGCTGGATCTGCCGCCGTTTTCCGGAGTTTTGTTGTCTGTTTTAATGGAAGAAAAGGCTAAAGAAAGCATTGTAAAGGCAGAAAAATAAAGAATGAGATGAAGGTCTAATGAATCTTCACTTAGATATGCATGGTAACATGCAAAGTATAAAAGGAAGGCTTTCGTGCCTTCCCTTTATACTTTATTGACATATAGAAGTCAGTTGGATCTTATTCGGATTCGAATCACAGTTTGCATACTTTTCGGTCATAGGTCAGAAGACCATTGGTCTCCTCCTCAATATCCGAGAGCTGCGTATATACAATCCCGCAAAGCCCTTTGTTTTTCAACGGCTCTATCTCTTCCCTCATCAGTTTGTCGTAAGCCCTCCGGAAGGTCTCCTCGTCGGGAAAGAGCTTATACCCGTATACACTGCGGGAACTGGTGTGACCTGGTACCTGGCAGGAGTAGCCGCCAAGCTCGGATATGATAAACGCCCGCTTATCCGGAGCTACAAATTGCCTGGCAAAATAGTTATGTTCACTTCTGAAATCACCCTGCCTTCGGTCGAACCATCCGCTTGCGGAATCGATAAGCCGGGCAGGGTCCATATCACGGAACAGGCGCGTCAGTTTTTTGGTGTCAAATTGTCCCCAGCCCTCGTTAAAAATACACCAGGTGCTGATGCAGGGGAAACATCGAAGCGCTGCCACCGATTCCCTGCATTCCCGAATAAATTCCTCCTGGCCGCGCTGACTTTTCCTACCGAGAAGCAGATAAAAGTGGTCGTTTAATTTGCGTTTGAAGGCCGGAAACAGGGCCGGGAGCCATGTCATGAGCGGGGCAGAATATTTGCCGCCGCTTACCATATCCTGCCATACGATCATGCCCAGACGGTCGCAATGGTAATACCACCTGGCACATTCGATCTTAACGTGTTTGCGTATCATATTAAAGCCCAGCTTTTTCATGGACTGAATATCATAGATCAGCGCCTCGTCTGACGGCGCAGTATACAGGCCGTCGGGCCAATATCCCTGGTCGAGAACGCCTGTCAAAAACAGCGGCTTGTGGTTAAGGCAGAAGCGGGGATAGTGCTTTTCATCGAGTTCAACGGAATACTGCCGCATGGCAAAATATCCGGTGACCTCGTCACTGCCCGCACAGACCTTCAGATGATAAAGGTAGGGATTCTCAGGAGTCCAGGAAATCATCTGATCCACGTCGCAGTAGCAGGTATATTCGCAAAGGGAATCGGAATGGTTGGTACAGGTTCCCTTGGAAATGACCACTCCGTTCTGATCAATCACATGGCAGGTCACCGGTTCGCAGCCGTGATATACAGGGAGCGGACGATTCAAGGTGATAGCTACGTGGACCGTCTCCTTGTCGTAATGCGGGGTCAGCCTAAGATCCGTGATATGAATCGCGGGCACCCTCTCCAGCCACACTGTCTGCCAGATGCCGCTCTGGGCCGTGTAGAACATTCCTCCCCGTTTTAAACGCTGTTTGCCAACGCTTCGGCTGGAGGTGTCGGAAACGTCTTCCACCTGAACCTGAAGTATATTGTCTTCCTCCTTTAAATATTCCGTGATATCTACGGAAAATGGCAGATAGCCGCCAAGATGAGCGATGGCCTGCCGCCCGTTGATCAGTACGCGGGCAAGCTGGTCTACGGCGCCGAAATGAAGGATACAGCGGCTGTCGTCGTCCGGCCTTACATCTGCCGGAAGAGCACGCTCATAAATCAAAGTCTGATTCGGTTTTAATTGAAATCCGGCTTCGGATAAAGACGCCTCGGGTGAAAAGGGAACGAGAATCCTGCCTTTCTGTAAAACGGTACGTTTACGAGAGGAAACTAAAGTATAATCCCAATACCCGTTCAGGATCGTATAATCATCTCTTACCATCTGAGGGCGGGGATATTCGTCCCGGACTTTGGCAGGCACAAGCTTCTCACCCCAAATGGTGGTAAGAGGGCGCAATTTTTCTTTTTTTACAAATATTCGTGCACTTCTAAGAGTATCCTGCAGATTCATATAGGTCCTCCTTGGGCATATAGAGCAATCTATATGCCGGTATACGTTTAAAATCTTATTACTTACAAGTATACCATAAAAAATCAGAATACTCTCCGGCTTTATAGTTTTTTTAGAAATTTTGAGAATTATTTCTGTTTTGGAACCTTTGGAGGCTGGTAATGATAGACATCTTCGTAGTTTTCCAGTTCACCTTTGGTGGTGGGAAGAAAGGGAATCAGTCCGGTACAGTCCCAGGTAGAGGCTGCGTTGGAAAGATAGTCATAGGAGTCGATGATGCGCTGGTTTTCATTTTTCTCATTTTTATTCATATTTGTCCTTCTTTCTTTTTCGTTTGTTGGTATATTTTTTCCATTTTTTTACTATTTTCTTTCGAATTTAAACGAAATAGTTATTGTTAGTTTGCGTTATTTGGGAAAAAGTATGTAAAAAATATTGTAAAATTAAAGAGAAAAGGATATGATATATGCAGATCAGAATTTTTGAGCGCTAAAGAAAAGAGAGGAACAAAGAATGAAAATAGTTTTAGATACGCACACGCATACATTGGTAAGCGGACATGCTTATAACACCATTCGGGAGATGGCGATGATGGCAAAGGAAAAAGGGCTCGAGGCGCTGGCGATTACAGATCATGCGCCGAATATGCCGGGAAGCTGTCATTCCTTTTACTTCCAGAATCTTGATGCAGTGCCTCGGAAGATGTACGGAGTCAGATTATTCATGGGAACAGAGCTGAATATCATGGACGAGCTGGGAACAGTGGATCTGGAACAGCCGGTCCTTAGTAAGCTGGATCTGGTGATTGCAAGCGTACATACCCCTTGTTTTAAAAGCGCACGGACCATTGAGAAGGTGACGGCAGCTTACATAGCTGCGATGGAGAATCCGCTGGTCAACATCATCGGCCACCCAGATGACGGAAGATACCCTGTGGATTATGACCTGTTAGTGAGAAAAGCAAAGGAAACTGGAACGATCCTGGAACTGAATGACACTTCCCTAAAGCCAGGCGGGTTCCGCGCAGATACCAGGGAAAATGATAAAAAGATGCTGAAAAAATGTAAGGAATACCAGGTACCAATCACGATCGGAAGCGATGCACATATGGACGTGGATATCGCAGATTTTACACTGGCTTTGGAACTCTTGAAGGAGTGTGAATTTCCGGAGGAGCTGGTGATCAATACGTCGGTCGCGAAACTGGAAAAAATGCTTGCCATCTAGTTTTTAATACTATATAATGGTCATATCGAGGTGAAGATAATGACAGTTGACAAAGATAATCTGCTGGAAAGCATTTTGGAGAGTATTGGGAGAATCGACTACGTTCACGCCAAGGATATTCCGAATATCGACCTGTATATGGATCAGGTGACGACTTTTATGGAGGAGCAGCTCAGGACGACCAAGCGGTATGAGGAGGACAAGGTCCTTACTAAGACCATGATCAACAATTATGCAAAGAATAACCTGCTTCCTCCGCCTGTGAAGAAGAAATACACCAGAGAACACCTTTTGGTTCTGATCTTCGTATACTATTTTAAAAATATTTTGTCGATCAAAGACATTGAGACGTTGCTGGATCCGCTGACAGAGAGGTATTTTGGGGCAGATGGCGGATTTGACATGAAGAAGGTCTATGATGAAGTCTGCAAGATGGAGAAAAGCCGGATCGGCCAGATGCAGGACGATATC of Roseburia hominis contains these proteins:
- a CDS encoding phosphatase: MKIVLDTHTHTLVSGHAYNTIREMAMMAKEKGLEALAITDHAPNMPGSCHSFYFQNLDAVPRKMYGVRLFMGTELNIMDELGTVDLEQPVLSKLDLVIASVHTPCFKSARTIEKVTAAYIAAMENPLVNIIGHPDDGRYPVDYDLLVRKAKETGTILELNDTSLKPGGFRADTRENDKKMLKKCKEYQVPITIGSDAHMDVDIADFTLALELLKECEFPEELVINTSVAKLEKMLAI
- a CDS encoding sugar-binding domain-containing protein — its product is MNLQDTLRSARIFVKKEKLRPLTTIWGEKLVPAKVRDEYPRPQMVRDDYTILNGYWDYTLVSSRKRTVLQKGRILVPFSPEASLSEAGFQLKPNQTLIYERALPADVRPDDDSRCILHFGAVDQLARVLINGRQAIAHLGGYLPFSVDITEYLKEEDNILQVQVEDVSDTSSRSVGKQRLKRGGMFYTAQSGIWQTVWLERVPAIHITDLRLTPHYDKETVHVAITLNRPLPVYHGCEPVTCHVIDQNGVVISKGTCTNHSDSLCEYTCYCDVDQMISWTPENPYLYHLKVCAGSDEVTGYFAMRQYSVELDEKHYPRFCLNHKPLFLTGVLDQGYWPDGLYTAPSDEALIYDIQSMKKLGFNMIRKHVKIECARWYYHCDRLGMIVWQDMVSGGKYSAPLMTWLPALFPAFKRKLNDHFYLLLGRKSQRGQEEFIRECRESVAALRCFPCISTWCIFNEGWGQFDTKKLTRLFRDMDPARLIDSASGWFDRRQGDFRSEHNYFARQFVAPDKRAFIISELGGYSCQVPGHTSSRSVYGYKLFPDEETFRRAYDKLMREEIEPLKNKGLCGIVYTQLSDIEEETNGLLTYDRKVCKL
- the glgB gene encoding 1,4-alpha-glucan branching protein GlgB, encoding MQQEFYTGHLFEMYQYFGAHRETDGFRFRVFAPGASGVTVMGEFSDWQEFPMYQENQSGVYVSAPVKAEYGQMYKYCIYTRDQRRVEHCDPYGFQMELRPGDCSILTDLHAYTFHDEKWLRERSAGYDRALNVYEIHAGSWRKKGEGYEDWYTYSELADRLIPYVKQNHYTHIELMPLSEHPFDGSWGYQNTGFFAPTSRYGTPDQLKEFVDRCHQEGIGVIMDFVPVHFAVDSYGLREFDGTCLYEYPNAAVGESEWGSCNFMHSRGEIRCFLQSAANYWLSEFHFDGLRMDAVSRLIYWQGDEERGVNGTTLDFLKVMNQGLKERHPTAMLIAEDSTSYPGVTKPVYEGGLGFDYKWDLGFMHDTLEYFQSAPEYRTRDYHKLTFSMMYYYNERYMLEYCHDEVVHGKATILQKMNGEYETKFPQARAMYMYMMAHPGKKLNFMGNEFGQLREWDESREQDWDMLKYPNHDAFHHYMMELNRIYCENDAFHYDYDPQNFSWADCHQEGRCIYAIRRRGEKKDFLAVFNFSDVTQRAYAVALEKEGTVKIELNSDWEEYGGTTKKTYSLKKGQIKEKMLTLDLPPFSGVLLSVLMEEKAKESIVKAEK
- a CDS encoding DUF1836 domain-containing protein, encoding MTVDKDNLLESILESIGRIDYVHAKDIPNIDLYMDQVTTFMEEQLRTTKRYEEDKVLTKTMINNYAKNNLLPPPVKKKYTREHLLVLIFVYYFKNILSIKDIETLLDPLTERYFGADGGFDMKKVYDEVCKMEKSRIGQMQDDIRELYQSAEGAFADVAEEEKEYLQLFAFICNLSFDVYVKKQIIEKLIDELPPAGKRK